A stretch of DNA from Brevibacillus ruminantium:
CATGACCTCTTTCAATTGCTTCTTTCGCAATGAGACTCCCTGCTTTCCCTGTAGCTCCGATTACTCCGATTTTCATTATGATATCCTCCTGCCTTTTTAATTAGCGTAACCATTAAAAGATGATTGTTGCGGATAGGACTTTGCCATTGGCATGACCGTCTGCACGGAACGAAAGGAAGAATATTGGACAAAGCGTTGTAGCGTTGTAACTAACAACACTACAACTGTCTTAAAAAAAAATCAATTCGCACCGCTTTTTATTTTTTGTGTGAGCTGATTCACTACCTCGTCTACCGTGATAGCTGCCAGGAACTGCTCCATTACGTTTTGGGCGCGGCTAAAAATAAGCTGCAGAACCGCTTGTATGTTTGCCCCAACCGGACAATCGGGGTTTGGTTCCTCATGCATGTGGAAAAGCTGATCTTCCTCCACTACGTCAACCGCACGGAAGACTTCCAGCAAACTGATTTCATCCAAACCTTTCAACAAGTAAGCTCCGCCTGTTCCGGCGCGGACATTGACTAATCCCGCTTTTTTCAACTGTCCCAAAATCCTGCGAATCGTGACAGGATTTGTATTTACACTCCCTGCAATCCATTCAGAAGTTCCGTGAGCGTCCTTGGCGATTGCCAGCAGAGACAAGATGTGGACAGCAATGCTAAATCGACTGCTAATTTTCATTTTGATTCATCCTTCCGTTGTAATCAGTATAGCTACAACGGCACTTCCATGTCAACTGCATAAGATACACTTTTACTGACACAAGCCATGGACTTCCCTATCAAAAAAATAAGAGAACCCTTGCCTGGCACATGCCGATATGTTCGAGCGCCAAACAAGGGTTCCTTCTTGCATAATCCGCTGCCCGTCAGGCCTGGACGGATGCTTGCAGCAAGCTGCTCTTTTGTCTTGCGTAGTGGATCAGCTCTACACTCATCGCGTAATAGTTGAACGGTGTGATCAGATAGATGCCGTTAAAGACGGGGATAGCCACGTCTAGCAGCTCTTTTGCCATCTTGATCCCTTCCTGTCTGGCCGCCTCTCCTTGCACCTTGCGCATACGCTCCAGCGCTTCCTCCGAAAGCTTGATTCCCGGCACTTCGTTGTGCAGGAACTCGGCATTCCGCTGGCTTGTCAACGGCATGATGCCGATAAAGACAGGGATATTGATGTGCTTCGTCGATTCGTACACAAGCCGAATCGATTCGGCGTCATAGACAGGCTGCGTCATGATAAAATCAGCGCCAGCCTCCACCTTTTTCTCCAATCGCTTGATCGCCGCATCGATCTGGCGAACATTCGGATTAAAGGCAGCTCCAACAATAAACTGCGCCTTTTGCTTCAATGGGCGTCCCGAGAATGAAATGCCTTCATTCAGTTGCTTCACCATGCGGATCAGGTCAAATGAAGTGACATCAAAGACAGAACTGGCCCCAGGCAAGTCCCCAAATCGCGAAGGGTCCCCCGTGACTACCAGCACCTGATCGATCCCCAACGCATGCAAGCCCATCAAATGGGACTGCTGGCCAATCAGGTTGCGATCCCGACAGGCAATATGAATCAGCGGGTCCATACCGTACTGCCCTTTCATGATCGCTCCCAGCGCCATATTGCTCATTCGTACATTGGCCAGGGAGTTGTCTGCCAGTGTAATGGCATCAGCTCCGGCATGATGCAGTTCACAACAGCCATGGATGAATCCTTCTGTGTCCAGGTCTTTGGGTGGATCAAACTCGACGATAATCGTCGTCCCTGTCTTGACCCTCTCGACAATGCTCGGCTTCTGTCGCTCATGCACATGATAGGAAGACTGGGTGTGCCTCTCTTGAGCCGAACCTGTCGGATTTACCCTTGGGAGCGGCTCCAGTCCTTGCAGCGCCTGGGCGATCTCCCGCACATGCTCAGGTGTCGTTCCACAGCAACCGCCGATCAGCCGGATGCCCTGCTCACGCAAGCGGAGGGCGCTTTTTGCAAAATACTCTGGCGAGGATTTGTACGCGTACTCCCCGTCAGCCAGTCCAAGCCGCCCTGCATTGGGAAACGCCGACAAAATGGCACCCTCTGGCACTTGGGATTGTTCATAGGAGCGCAGGATTTCGGCCGGTCCCAAACGACAGTTTAACCCGATAATATCTGCCCCTGCTTCTTGGAGCTGGGAAAATGCCTCTGTCAAGGTAAAGCCGTCTCGCGTGCGGCCTACTTCCAAGGTCGCCAATTGGCAGATCAACGGCAAATCGGTCAAAGGCCGGATGATCTCGATGGCAAGCAGAAGCTCCTCTACGTCCAAAAAGGTTTCCAGAATCAGCCCGTCGACGCCGGCATGGAGCAGAGCGATCGCCTGTTCTTCAAACTGGTCTCGAAATTCGTCCAGCACTTTTTGCCTGACTCGTCCTGCCAGGATTGACCCGATGCTTCCGACGACAAACGCGTCATCCTTTGCTGCCTCACGAGCGATCGCGACGGCCGCCCGGTTGATCCGCGTTACTTTATGCTCCAGCCCGTAGCGGGAAAGCGCATCGCGATTTGCGCCGAACGTATTGGTTTCCAGCAAGCGCGCTCCGGCGTCGTAATACGCCTGATGCACGTCATGGACCAGACGGGGGCTGGAGAGACAGAGCTCCTCAAAGCTGACGCCCACCGGCACACCCATCCGGTAAAGCTGGGTGGCCATCG
This window harbors:
- a CDS encoding Rrf2 family transcriptional regulator; this translates as MKISSRFSIAVHILSLLAIAKDAHGTSEWIAGSVNTNPVTIRRILGQLKKAGLVNVRAGTGGAYLLKGLDEISLLEVFRAVDVVEEDQLFHMHEEPNPDCPVGANIQAVLQLIFSRAQNVMEQFLAAITVDEVVNQLTQKIKSGAN
- a CDS encoding bifunctional homocysteine S-methyltransferase/methylenetetrahydrofolate reductase; protein product: MDLSVKTKELRAFLQDHLLVGDGAMATQLYRMGVPVGVSFEELCLSSPRLVHDVHQAYYDAGARLLETNTFGANRDALSRYGLEHKVTRINRAAVAIAREAAKDDAFVVGSIGSILAGRVRQKVLDEFRDQFEEQAIALLHAGVDGLILETFLDVEELLLAIEIIRPLTDLPLICQLATLEVGRTRDGFTLTEAFSQLQEAGADIIGLNCRLGPAEILRSYEQSQVPEGAILSAFPNAGRLGLADGEYAYKSSPEYFAKSALRLREQGIRLIGGCCGTTPEHVREIAQALQGLEPLPRVNPTGSAQERHTQSSYHVHERQKPSIVERVKTGTTIIVEFDPPKDLDTEGFIHGCCELHHAGADAITLADNSLANVRMSNMALGAIMKGQYGMDPLIHIACRDRNLIGQQSHLMGLHALGIDQVLVVTGDPSRFGDLPGASSVFDVTSFDLIRMVKQLNEGISFSGRPLKQKAQFIVGAAFNPNVRQIDAAIKRLEKKVEAGADFIMTQPVYDAESIRLVYESTKHINIPVFIGIMPLTSQRNAEFLHNEVPGIKLSEEALERMRKVQGEAARQEGIKMAKELLDVAIPVFNGIYLITPFNYYAMSVELIHYARQKSSLLQASVQA